From one Lotus japonicus ecotype B-129 chromosome 3, LjGifu_v1.2 genomic stretch:
- the LOC130745075 gene encoding protein EARLY-RESPONSIVE TO DEHYDRATION 7, chloroplastic-like produces the protein NPGSVVNSKPGKKFFSLLPGEIVLATMDGFNKVCDAVEVAGRNVMSTSSVVTTGLVSHKYGEEAAQVTNEGLDAAGHAIGTAWTVFKLRKALNPKRVIKPNKAAARASSAELKAKK, from the exons aaccctggTTCGGTAGTGAACTCTAAACCGGGCAAGAAATTCTTCAGCCTTCTTCCCGGAGAAATTGTTCTTGCTACCATGGATGGATTCA ATAAGGTCTGTGATGCTGTAGAAGTAGCTGGAAGGAATGTCATGTCCACTTCATCAGTTGTTACCACCGGACTCGTTTCACATAA ATATGGAGAAGAAGCAGCTCAGGTTACAAATGAAGGCCTTGACGCTGCAGGGCATGCAATTGGAACAGCTTGGACTGTGTTCAAACTTAGGAAAGCACTCAACCCAAAGAGAGTGATCAAACCAAACAAAGCTGCTGCCCGAGCAAGCTCTGCTGAACTGAAGGCTAAGAAATAA